A segment of the Necator americanus strain Aroian chromosome IV, whole genome shotgun sequence genome:
tgGCGCCGTATGAAGACCTCTGCGGGTTTTCGccatgggttttttttttgtggggtCAGATCGAAGGAGTTGGTTACAATTATCGGCACAACTCTAACAAGCGGTGGTCAGCTACCATCACGGCTTTACGTGTGGTTTCAAGGTGAGCGATAATGTGGTCCGTTTCTCTGACGTTGTCTTTGAGATATCTGTTTGTGGATCGTATCCTTtaggatgacgaggcgttcgAAGGGATTCGAGCACACCTGTTTtcgattttccaggctctgaaggaTGCGACGGCGCTGGAACGCGAGCCGGATTAAAGAtcgataacaatcttggtcGCATCCTCAAGAAGTTAGAACAAAATTTACCTCTACggtgccaagattcaaagatgGTCGAACATAGGATTAACAGGCATCATCATTGTAAGAGTATTACCAGTTTAAAGACATCCAAAAATCTTACTAACTGTGCACCTACACCTCAGTGATGATGGATTTACATAATGTTGTTtgatgtttgttgtttttttaatgtttacaACATAATGTTTTgggaaaaatacaaagaactAGAAACGTGCTAATGTATCTGTAAAAGAGGAAATTAACAATATTCTCGTGAGCACCTCCCCCGAACGGTGAATCCGTATGATGGCGTGGATTGTGTTTATTACGAGATACTACATAAATATCAATAACTTctctgaaaacatttttttgtcgGTGTACGATGTTGACGAACCGATTGTGAAGGATGCAAAACAGAAGTTTTACACTAAATTTCGTCAACTTTCATAAGTGCAGGTTCAAAGAGATTTTAACCGTGACGGATATGtttgcagatttttcattAGTGCTGAGACATAAACTCCACTAAGGACACGATTCGAAAAACAAATCATTGACGAGTTGATCGAACTGCCTTCACTGAATGTGAAGAGCGTCGTATTGTTGAGCTGTgacatatagtagggttaGCAAGACATGCAGCACGGtttagttgcgtaagcggctgcgcttgaagcggagCGGCAGAGCGTAGCGTTTGGTCGGTTAGAATCCAGGAAAAAGCTTTGCTGACACCATTActtgctgtagttcgcgatggccccacctcgatcccaaccgctatctccagtGTGCCATTTTtgagcgcacccgcttacacaactgttGTGTTTAATGTGTTGACCCTACTAAACATCAACTCATCAACTGCTGAATGATTTCCTGATGTAGGTAATGAATTTCATGTTCATTTGTCTATATGCAATGAAATTAGACCGTCATCTATGCGCAATTATGCATACATTACAGCGATCCTCGCCTGTGGTGGAAACAGACGAACTGGACCATTTATAGGGACATATAAAGTGCAAGTTTTTATCTGGATAGGTGTTGTACTGTATGAGTACCTTGGAGAAGAATATCCAGAGGttcgcagattttttttgttattctagtaggtctttttttcttctgaaacgtCTACAAGATTCCTTGCAGGTGCTTGGTTCTATCCTGGGTGCCCTAAAATCGATTGTGCAAAGAATAGGAATTGGTGAAAAGATTAAGAACAGGGATATTTGGAGGCTAATCAAGTACCAGTGACCGGAAATTCAGAAATGTGAACAACAAAAGCAAACTAAGCCAAAGCGCACTTGTATCCGGCGCAAGCCATCGGTAtgaacctcaaaaaaaatgtgggatAAAATGATGATAATGAGGATACGGGTCTGACAGCCCCAAGTGTAGACGTAACTCCAGAAACTGAGAGGACCGTCCCACAACCCTTGAAATGGTATATCGGCACTAGAAAACGAAGATGTAAGCAATGAGACGGATCCAAAAGAGTCAGATCGATGTGAGCCTGAAGCTGGAAAATGAGCATTTGTTCTCTTTTATAGTTACGATTCTTCAGAAAAAGCAGCTGCACTAAAGATGTGGTaagatgattttttcaaaaaaactattgatgcagcattttttttcgtttaattcAAGATTGGTGCAGATATCGATGGATCAGAATTAGAGATGCAGTAGGATTAGAGATGCAGTAGAATAATATCAGGTCAGGATTCGTAACtgacaaaaaataagaaaggtGAAAATTCGTTAATGGTTGCAACAGTTGCACACTGCTGCATTAATATTTCCCGATACTTAGAATTTcattacttcttttctttttgttttccgtATAATACATTGCTACGCAGCGAACTTCCTCCTATAAGTACTTCTGACACAATTGTTAACATTGCCATCAGAAAAATGTGGGCTAATCAGGTTCGCAAAATCACTTTTGACAGAAAATTCCTTcgacagaaatgaaaatttaacttaacattttgaaaaaataagaactaactgataaaaaaacacttaaaatGAGCCCTTCCTAAACATCGTCAATGGGTGCGGAAGTCAGCATC
Coding sequences within it:
- a CDS encoding hypothetical protein (NECATOR_CHRIV.G13358.T1) codes for the protein MRPRLLSIFNPARVPAPSHPSEPGKSKTGVLESLRTPRHPKGYDPQTDISKTTSEKRTTLSLTLKPHVKP